A region from the Rosa rugosa chromosome 6, drRosRugo1.1, whole genome shotgun sequence genome encodes:
- the LOC133716513 gene encoding uncharacterized protein LOC133716513, which translates to MEGISDRVAGSISHPPFLDDKTNYAAWKAKMKAFLWAKDVAVWAVIESGWEYPTKTEKVDTKEIGEGSSSVEAKVKKPMSEWTIDENTKSTNNQKALNSIFTAVSSDKFQLISHCYSAKQAWDILQVTHEGTTAVRESKLQQLIQQFENMKMGEDDKFADFYARLSVVVNGCFNLGDPIPQHRIVKKILRSLPMKYHSKKIAIQESKDLNTYNLQELIGNLTTYEMELPDEMKSKSIALKVKKDIEDESTDEEDADEDEIDLKSKNKRNKAMNVTWSDSEDDSMLESDSEVVALVGLTTTGDESEVEEFDLEEVMQQYIMLSEASKELKKRNLELSNEVENLKTDISRTEAGFQSQLEASDAVRKSLVEDFQSLQQKYQERCDKVEELKTEKACLLYELEQMKTKAGCNSSSGEKLENILMIGKKFGDKHGLGYDAESSSKGEHVTKFVKSSDHSSSQSTFPVREEPKPMLKNFVPVCHHCGKRGHIRPRCNQLRKNSSNDKKPLMNKKKEYLQEKLEFLLKEVNKIARLVSVPFSPVPKMKQVWIRKEPHLSKFPHTGKVNNMNISCGVFNGAERSSLALEFMLNECQLSMPLD; encoded by the exons ATGGAAGGTATAAGTGATCGTGTAGCTGGGTCAATAAGTCACCCTCCGTTTCTTGATGACAAAACCAACTATGCAGCATGGAAGGCTAAGATGAAAGCTTTTTTGTGGGCAAAGGATGTAGCTGTATGGGCTGTTATTGAAAGTGGTTGGGAGTATCCAACTAAGACTGAAAAAGTTGACACAAAAGAGATTGGAGAGGGCAGTTCTTCTGTTGAAGCCAAAGTTAAGAAGCCGATGAGTGAATGGACTATAGATGAGAACACCAAGAGTACAAATAATCAGAAAGCATTAAACTCTATCTTCACAGCGGTATCCTCTGATAAATTTCAGCTTATTTCTCATTGTTACTCTGCAAAGCAAGCATGGGATATTCTTCAAGTTACTCATGAAGGCACTACAGCTGTTCGAGAATCCAAGCTTCAGCAACTTATCCAGCAATTTGAAAATATGAAGATGGGTGAAGATGACAAGTTTGCTGATTTCTATGCTAGGCTCAGTGTTGTTGTGAATGGTTGTTTCAACTTAGGAGATCCCATACCTCAGCACAGAATAGTCAAGAAAATACTTAGGTCTCTTCCTATGAAATATCATTCCAAGAAGATAGCCATTCAAGAGTCGAAGGACCTGAATACCTATAATCTGCAAGAATTGATTGGAAACTTAACCACATATGAGATGGAACTCCCTGATGAAATGAAGAGCAAAAGCATAGCTCTTAAAGTGAAGAAAGACATTGAAGATGAGTCAACAGATGAAGAGGATGCTGATGAAGATGAAATTGATCTT AAGTCCAAGAATAAACGGAATAAAGCAATGAATGTTACTTGGAGTGACAGTGAAGATGACTCTATGCTTGAAAGTGATTCTGAAGTGGTGGCCTTGGTAGGATTAACAACTACTGGTGATGAGTCTGAAGTTGAAGAATTTGATCTTGAGGAAGTAATGCAACAATATATCATGTTGTCTGAGGCTtcaaaagaattgaagaaaagaaatttaGAATTGAGTAATGAAGTTGAGAACTTGAAGACTGATATTAGTAGGACTGAAGCTGGATTTCAATCCCAATtggaggcaagtgatgcagtgAGAAAGTCTCTTGTGGAGGACTTTCAATCCCTTCAACAAAAGTACCAAGAGAGATGTGATAAAGTTGAAGAGCTTAAAACTGAAAAGGCTTGTCTGTTATATGAGCTTGAGCAAATGAAAACCAAGGCTGGATGCAATTCTTCAAGTGGTGAAAAGTTAGAAAATATTCTAATGATTGGTAAAAAATTTGGAGATAAACATGGCCTGGGATATGATGCTGAAAGTTCATCCAAAGGAGAGCATGTCACCAAGTTTGTTAAAAGCTCTGATCATTCCTCATCACAATCTACTTTCCCTGTGCGTGAAGAACCTAAACCAATGTTGAAGAATTTTGTGCCTGTGTGTCATCATTGTGGAAAGCGAGGACATATAAGACCGAGGTGCAATCAACTAAGAAAGAATTCTTCGAATGACAAGAAGCCACTCatgaataaaaagaaagaatatcTTCAAGAAAAGCTGGAATTTCTTTTGAAAGAAGTAAATAAGATAGCAAGACTCGTTTCGGTTCCATTCTCACCTGTGCCCAAGATGAAGCAAGTCTGGATACGAAAAGAACCTCATCTCTCTAAGTTTCCACATACAG GTAAGGTTAATAATATGAACATATCATGTGGTGTTTTCAATGGTGCTGAAAGAAGTTCTCTTGCACTTGAGTTCATGTTAAATGAATGCCAACTTTCAATGCCCTTGGATTAA